A single Hippocampus zosterae strain Florida chromosome 1, ASM2543408v3, whole genome shotgun sequence DNA region contains:
- the stard14 gene encoding START domain containing 14 produces MSFASILPDDSAFVDFKDQCLSTTGNWHNKYDKHGMQVWMEIPKDKGNSNGPKVHKIKCKMTIKEVSAATMYDVIHDSEYRKIWDPNMEEGYDIARVSDCADLGYYSWRCPKPIKNRDVVTLRSWQVTDKEYIIINFSVKHPKFPPRTNMVRAVSILTGYYIEPTGPNSCNFIYLSQADPKGFLPKWLVNKASEVLAPRVLKCVHDAGKQYPKWKEQNNPGNKPWLYPEQCRLPRMNPAELAIQRGDSLENVDESAMLDESLQMPRDKK; encoded by the exons ATGTCTTTTGCCAGCATCCTACCGGACGACTCTGCGTTTGTTGATTTCAAGGATCAGTGTTTGTCCACCACGGGGAACTGGCACAACAAATACGACAAACACGGGATGCAAGTGTGGATGGAAATCCCCAAGGACAAGGGGAACAGCAACGGGCCGAAAGTGCACAAGATCAAA TGTAAAATGACAATCAAAGAAGTCTCTGCAGCGACCATGTACGATGTCATCCACGACAGCGAGTACCGGAAGATATGGGACCCCAACATGGAGGAAGGATATGACATCGCCCGCGTCTCCGACTGCGCTGACCTCGGTTACTACTCAT GGCGTTGTCCAAAACCGATTAAGAACCGGGATGTGGTGACACTCCGCTCGTGGCAAGTGACAGACAAGGAATACATCATCATCAACTTCTCGGTCAAACACCCG AAATTCCCTCCTCGCACTAACATGGTGCGAGCCGTTTCCATCCTCACCGGCTATTACATCGAGCCCACAGGGCCCAACAGCTGCAATTTCATTTATCTCTCACAAGCCGACCCCAAAG GTTTTCTTCCAAAGTGGTTGGTAAACAAAGCTTCTGAAGTCCTGGCGCCGCGG GTGCTAAAATGCGTGCACGATGCGGGGAAGCAGTACCCCAAGTGGAAGGAGCAGAACAATCCGGGTAACAAGCCATGGCTGTACCCCGAACAGTGCAGGCTGCCCCGAATGAACCCGGCCGAACTCGCCATCCAGCGAGGCGACTCGCTAGAGAATGTGGACGAGAGCGCCATGCTGGATGAAAGCTTACAGATGCCGAGGGACAAAAAATGA
- the rab41 gene encoding ras-related protein Rab-41 isoform X1: MSTTTGGGEFGNPLRKFKLVFLGEQSVGKTSLITRFMYDSFDNTYQATIGIDFLSKTMYLEDRTIRLQLWDTAGQERFRSLIPSYIRDSAAAVVVYDIANLNSFQQTSKWIDDVRTERGSDVIIMLVGNKTDLADKRQVSVEAAERKARELNVMYIETSAKAGYNVKQLFRRVAAALPGMDSTAEKSKEDMIDIKLEKQPEMTVTESSCSC; encoded by the exons ATGTCGACCACAACCGGCGGTGGGGAGTTCGGCAACCCTCTACGGAAGTTTAAGCTCGTCTTCCTGGGCGAGCAGAGCG TGGGAAAGACCTCGCTCATCACCAGATTCATGTATGACAGCTTTGACAACACCTATCAG GCAACAATTGGCATTGACTTTTTGTCAAAAACCATGTACCTCGAAGATCGTACG ATTCGGCTGCAGCTCTGGGACACGGCGGGTCAAGAGCGTTTCCGCAGCCTCATCCCGAGTTACATCCGAGACTCAGCCGCCGCTGTTGTGGTTTATGACATAGCCA ATCTCAACTCCTTCCAACAAACCTCAAAGTGGATCGATGATGTCCGGACGGAGAGAGGAAGTGATGTCATTATCATGCTCGTTGGGAACAAAACAGACCTGGCGGACAAAAG GCAAGTCTCTGTTGAGGCGGCAGAGAGGAAAGCTCGAGAGCTCAATGTGATGTACATAGAGACCAGCGCCAAGGCTGGCTATAACGTCAAACAG CTGTTCCGTCGCGTTGCGGCCGCGTTACCTGGAATGGATAGCACAGCGGAGAAAAGCAAAGAAGACA TGATCGACATCAAACTGGAGAAGCAGCCAGAGATGACTGTCACCGAGAGCAGCTGCTCGTGCTAG
- the rab41 gene encoding ras-related protein Rab-41 isoform X4 — MSTTTGGGEFGNPLRKFKLVFLGEQSVGKTSLITRFMYDSFDNTYQATIGIDFLSKTMYLEDRTIRLQLWDTAGQERFRSLIPSYIRDSAAAVVVYDIANLNSFQQTSKWIDDVRTERGSDVIIMLVGNKTDLADKRQITTEEGEHRAKELNVMFIETSAKTGYNVKQLFRRVAAALPGMDSTAEKSKEDMIDIKLEKQPEMTVTESSCSC; from the exons ATGTCGACCACAACCGGCGGTGGGGAGTTCGGCAACCCTCTACGGAAGTTTAAGCTCGTCTTCCTGGGCGAGCAGAGCG TGGGAAAGACCTCGCTCATCACCAGATTCATGTATGACAGCTTTGACAACACCTATCAG GCAACAATTGGCATTGACTTTTTGTCAAAAACCATGTACCTCGAAGATCGTACG ATTCGGCTGCAGCTCTGGGACACGGCGGGTCAAGAGCGTTTCCGCAGCCTCATCCCGAGTTACATCCGAGACTCAGCCGCCGCTGTTGTGGTTTATGACATAGCCA ATCTCAACTCCTTCCAACAAACCTCAAAGTGGATCGATGATGTCCGGACGGAGAGAGGAAGTGATGTCATTATCATGCTCGTTGGGAACAAAACAGACCTGGCGGACAAAAG ACAGATCACCACGGAGGAGGGCGAGCACAGAGCTAAGGAACTGAATGTCATGTTCATTGAAACCAGCGCAAAGACTGGCTACAATGTCAAACAG CTGTTCCGTCGCGTTGCGGCCGCGTTACCTGGAATGGATAGCACAGCGGAGAAAAGCAAAGAAGACA TGATCGACATCAAACTGGAGAAGCAGCCAGAGATGACTGTCACCGAGAGCAGCTGCTCGTGCTAG
- the rab41 gene encoding ras-related protein Rab-41 isoform X2 encodes MSTTTGGGEFGNPLRKFKLVFLGEQSVGKTSLITRFMYDSFDNTYQATIGIDFLSKTMYLEDRTVRLQLWDTAGQERFRSLIPSYIRDSTIAVVVYDITNLNSFQQTSKWIDDVRTERGSDVIIMLVGNKTDLADKRQVSVEAAERKARELNVMYIETSAKAGYNVKQLFRRVAAALPGMDSTAEKSKEDMIDIKLEKQPEMTVTESSCSC; translated from the exons ATGTCGACCACAACCGGCGGTGGGGAGTTCGGCAACCCTCTACGGAAGTTTAAGCTCGTCTTCCTGGGCGAGCAGAGCG TGGGAAAGACCTCGCTCATCACCAGATTCATGTATGACAGCTTTGACAACACCTATCAG GCAACAATTGGCATTGACTTTTTGTCAAAAACCATGTACCTCGAAGATCGTACG GTCCGACTCCAGCTTTGGGACACTGCTGGACAGGAGCGCTTTCGTAGCCTAATTCCCAGCTACATCCGCGACTCTACCATTGCTGTGGTTGTGTATGACATCACCA ATCTCAACTCCTTCCAACAAACCTCAAAGTGGATCGATGATGTCCGGACGGAGAGAGGAAGTGATGTCATTATCATGCTCGTTGGGAACAAAACAGACCTGGCGGACAAAAG GCAAGTCTCTGTTGAGGCGGCAGAGAGGAAAGCTCGAGAGCTCAATGTGATGTACATAGAGACCAGCGCCAAGGCTGGCTATAACGTCAAACAG CTGTTCCGTCGCGTTGCGGCCGCGTTACCTGGAATGGATAGCACAGCGGAGAAAAGCAAAGAAGACA TGATCGACATCAAACTGGAGAAGCAGCCAGAGATGACTGTCACCGAGAGCAGCTGCTCGTGCTAG
- the rab41 gene encoding ras-related protein Rab-41 isoform X3 → MSTTTGGGEFGNPLRKFKLVFLGEQSVGKTSLITRFMYDSFDNTYQATIGIDFLSKTMYLEDRTVRLQLWDTAGQERFRSLIPSYIRDSTIAVVVYDITNLNSFQQTSKWIDDVRTERGSDVIIMLVGNKTDLADKRQITTEEGEHRAKELNVMFIETSAKTGYNVKQLFRRVAAALPGMDSTAEKSKEDMIDIKLEKQPEMTVTESSCSC, encoded by the exons ATGTCGACCACAACCGGCGGTGGGGAGTTCGGCAACCCTCTACGGAAGTTTAAGCTCGTCTTCCTGGGCGAGCAGAGCG TGGGAAAGACCTCGCTCATCACCAGATTCATGTATGACAGCTTTGACAACACCTATCAG GCAACAATTGGCATTGACTTTTTGTCAAAAACCATGTACCTCGAAGATCGTACG GTCCGACTCCAGCTTTGGGACACTGCTGGACAGGAGCGCTTTCGTAGCCTAATTCCCAGCTACATCCGCGACTCTACCATTGCTGTGGTTGTGTATGACATCACCA ATCTCAACTCCTTCCAACAAACCTCAAAGTGGATCGATGATGTCCGGACGGAGAGAGGAAGTGATGTCATTATCATGCTCGTTGGGAACAAAACAGACCTGGCGGACAAAAG ACAGATCACCACGGAGGAGGGCGAGCACAGAGCTAAGGAACTGAATGTCATGTTCATTGAAACCAGCGCAAAGACTGGCTACAATGTCAAACAG CTGTTCCGTCGCGTTGCGGCCGCGTTACCTGGAATGGATAGCACAGCGGAGAAAAGCAAAGAAGACA TGATCGACATCAAACTGGAGAAGCAGCCAGAGATGACTGTCACCGAGAGCAGCTGCTCGTGCTAG
- the arr3b gene encoding arrestin 3b, retinal (X-arrestin) isoform X1 — translation MSKVFKKTSGNGHIALYLGKRDFVDNVDSVEVVDGVVKVDPSGLDGKKVFVYLACAFRYGSDDLDVIGLSCRKDIWINRVQVYPPTDGNATKSPMQESLLKKVGEQGYPFAFQMPPNLPCSVALQPGPNDSGKACGVDFEVKAYIANEANNADETIAKKDTCRLMIRKIQFAPTKNNAGPKSEITKQFMMSDKPIHMEASLDKEVYYHGDPITVSVKINNETTKVVKKIQIIVEQLTNVALYSSDTYTKPVCTEEFGETINGNSTFEKTFQVTPLLANNKEKRGLSVDGRLKDEDTNLASTTLSQDNKEMQGILVSYKVKVNLMVSGGGLLGGLTSSDVAVDLPLTLMSPKPAERTSPSSQWMDKTSP, via the exons atgtcaaa AGTTTTCAAGAAGACCAGCGGCAACGGACAT ATTGCCTTGTACTTAGGCAAGAGAGACTTTGTGGACAATGTGGATTCGGTGGAAGTGGTCG ATGGAGTTGTTAAAGTGGATCCCTCCGGACTCGATGGCAAAAAAG TGTTCGTATACCTTGCTTGTGCCTTCCGCTACGGAAGTGACGATTTGGACGTGATCGGACTGTCCTGCAGAAAAGATATCTGGATAAATCGCGTTCAGGTTTATCCGCCCACAGACGGCAATGCAACAAAATCACCTATGCAGGAATCCCTCCTGAAGAAAGTCGGAGAGCAAGGGTATCCCTTTGCCTTCCAG ATGCCACCGAACCTCCCCTGCTCAGTCGCCTTACAACCTGGGCCGAATGATTCTGGCAAG GCTTGCGGCGTGGACTTTGAGGTCAAAGCTTACATTGCCAACGAAGCAAACAATGCTGACGAAACCATCGCAAAGAA GGACACTTGTCGCCTGATGATTCGAAAAATCCAGTTTGCACCAACCAAAAATAACGCCGGACCCAAGTCGGAAATCACCAAGCAGTTCATGATGTCGGACAAACCCATTCACATGGAAGCCTCCCTCGACAAAGAG GTCTATTACCACGGCGATCCCATCACTGTTAGTGTAAAAATCAACAACGAAACCACAAAAGTGGTGAAGAAAATCCAAATCATAG tcGAGCAGCTGACAAATGTGGCGCTGTATTCCTCTGACACTTACACAAAGCCCGTCTGCACAGAGGAGTTTGG GGAGACAATTAACGGCAATTCTACATTCGAGAAAACCTTCCAAGTGACCCCGCTGCTGGCCAACAACAAAGAGAAGCGCGGACTGTCAGTGGACGGGCGCCTAAAAGACGAGGACACAAACCTGGCCTCCACTACCTT GAGTCAAGATAATAAGGAGATGCAGGGAATTCTCGTGTCGTACAAAGTCAAAGTCAACCTGATGGTGTCTGGAGGAGG CCTGCTGGGTGGCCTTACATCGAG TGACGTCGCGGTCGACCTCCCGTTGACGCTGATGTCCCCCAAGCCAGCAG AACGGACATCGCCATCGAGCCAATGGATGGATAAGACGTCGCCATGA
- the arr3b gene encoding arrestin 3b, retinal (X-arrestin) isoform X2: MSKVFKKTSGNGHIALYLGKRDFVDNVDSVEVVDGVVKVDPSGLDGKKVFVYLACAFRYGSDDLDVIGLSCRKDIWINRVQVYPPTDGNATKSPMQESLLKKVGEQGYPFAFQMPPNLPCSVALQPGPNDSGKACGVDFEVKAYIANEANNADETIAKKDTCRLMIRKIQFAPTKNNAGPKSEITKQFMMSDKPIHMEASLDKEVYYHGDPITVSVKINNETTKVVKKIQIIVEQLTNVALYSSDTYTKPVCTEEFGETINGNSTFEKTFQVTPLLANNKEKRGLSVDGRLKDEDTNLASTTLSQDNKEMQGILVSYKVKVNLMVSGGGLLGGLTSSDVAVDLPLTLMSPKPAEV, translated from the exons atgtcaaa AGTTTTCAAGAAGACCAGCGGCAACGGACAT ATTGCCTTGTACTTAGGCAAGAGAGACTTTGTGGACAATGTGGATTCGGTGGAAGTGGTCG ATGGAGTTGTTAAAGTGGATCCCTCCGGACTCGATGGCAAAAAAG TGTTCGTATACCTTGCTTGTGCCTTCCGCTACGGAAGTGACGATTTGGACGTGATCGGACTGTCCTGCAGAAAAGATATCTGGATAAATCGCGTTCAGGTTTATCCGCCCACAGACGGCAATGCAACAAAATCACCTATGCAGGAATCCCTCCTGAAGAAAGTCGGAGAGCAAGGGTATCCCTTTGCCTTCCAG ATGCCACCGAACCTCCCCTGCTCAGTCGCCTTACAACCTGGGCCGAATGATTCTGGCAAG GCTTGCGGCGTGGACTTTGAGGTCAAAGCTTACATTGCCAACGAAGCAAACAATGCTGACGAAACCATCGCAAAGAA GGACACTTGTCGCCTGATGATTCGAAAAATCCAGTTTGCACCAACCAAAAATAACGCCGGACCCAAGTCGGAAATCACCAAGCAGTTCATGATGTCGGACAAACCCATTCACATGGAAGCCTCCCTCGACAAAGAG GTCTATTACCACGGCGATCCCATCACTGTTAGTGTAAAAATCAACAACGAAACCACAAAAGTGGTGAAGAAAATCCAAATCATAG tcGAGCAGCTGACAAATGTGGCGCTGTATTCCTCTGACACTTACACAAAGCCCGTCTGCACAGAGGAGTTTGG GGAGACAATTAACGGCAATTCTACATTCGAGAAAACCTTCCAAGTGACCCCGCTGCTGGCCAACAACAAAGAGAAGCGCGGACTGTCAGTGGACGGGCGCCTAAAAGACGAGGACACAAACCTGGCCTCCACTACCTT GAGTCAAGATAATAAGGAGATGCAGGGAATTCTCGTGTCGTACAAAGTCAAAGTCAACCTGATGGTGTCTGGAGGAGG CCTGCTGGGTGGCCTTACATCGAG TGACGTCGCGGTCGACCTCCCGTTGACGCTGATGTCCCCCAAGCCAGCAG AAGTGTAA